A window from Aeromonas rivipollensis encodes these proteins:
- the tpiA gene encoding triose-phosphate isomerase has protein sequence MGHRKPFVAANWKLHGSRSQLEQFTSQCLKGVGDDVDVVLCPSHVHLDFTARLLDEQKVIRLGAQNVSQHRQGAYTGEVSCEMLVEAGCRYVLVGHSERRRLFGETSFIVAEKFAAVRAAGLIPILCLGESGAARQARRTFEVIAEELDIVIEKNGAMAFDNAIIAYEPIWAVGTGKCATPEQAQEVHSFIRGRLAEDTPVIGEKVRIIYGGSVTPTNARDLFAQPDIDGGLIGGASLDSDAFLGIVEAAKGAS, from the coding sequence ATGGGACATCGCAAGCCGTTTGTAGCCGCCAACTGGAAGTTACACGGCAGTAGGTCGCAGTTAGAGCAGTTTACGAGTCAGTGCCTGAAGGGTGTTGGTGATGATGTAGATGTTGTTCTCTGTCCTTCCCATGTGCATCTCGACTTTACCGCACGACTGCTCGATGAGCAGAAGGTGATAAGGTTGGGGGCTCAGAATGTGAGCCAGCACAGACAGGGCGCTTATACGGGTGAAGTCTCGTGTGAGATGCTGGTCGAGGCAGGGTGCCGATACGTACTGGTCGGTCACTCCGAGCGCAGGCGTCTCTTTGGTGAGACCAGCTTTATCGTCGCAGAGAAGTTTGCGGCAGTCAGAGCGGCAGGTTTGATTCCCATCCTTTGTCTGGGGGAGTCAGGTGCGGCGAGACAGGCGAGAAGAACCTTCGAGGTGATCGCCGAAGAGCTGGATATCGTCATAGAGAAAAATGGCGCGATGGCTTTCGATAATGCTATCATCGCCTACGAGCCGATTTGGGCTGTAGGTACAGGTAAATGCGCCACACCCGAGCAGGCACAAGAGGTTCATTCCTTTATACGTGGTCGCTTGGCGGAGGATACTCCGGTAATAGGTGAGAAAGTCAGGATCATCTATGGTGGGAGCGTGACGCCGACCAACGCGAGAGATTTGTTTGCCCAACCCGACATTGATGGCGGGCTGATAGGTGGAGCAAGCCTCGACAGCGATGCGTTTTTAGGAATTGTTGAAGCGGCAAAGGGTGCAAGTTAA
- the glmM gene encoding phosphoglucosamine mutase gives MTRKYFGTDGVRGKVGEYPITPDFVMKLGWAAGKVLSKKGTKKVLIGKDTRISGYMLESALEAGLSAAGLKAILMGPMPTPAVAYLTRTFRAEAGIVISASHNPYYDNGIKFFSADGTKLPDEVELAIEAELDHELKCVESAELGKAQRIDDAAGRYIEFCKSTFPTHLSLEGVKMVVDCGHGATYHIAPSVFRELGAEVIAIGCSPDGLNINDGVGSTAPEALAAKVLECKADLGVAFDGDGDRLVMVDSTGYIIDGDEILYIIARDALRNGRLKGGVVGTLMANMGLELALQTLGIPFARAKVGDRYVLEMMNEKGWRIGGENSGHIICLDQTTTGDGIVAALQVLTAVCSAEMPLAKLRSGMSKFPQVLVNVRFAEGKDPLAAEAVQQEVAKVEQELGGRGRVLLRKSGTEPLIRVMVEGEHEQQVRDMAQRIAQQVESAF, from the coding sequence ATGACCAGAAAGTACTTCGGCACAGACGGTGTGCGCGGCAAGGTGGGTGAATACCCGATCACCCCGGATTTCGTGATGAAGCTGGGCTGGGCCGCCGGCAAGGTGCTCTCCAAGAAGGGCACCAAGAAGGTGCTGATCGGCAAGGACACCCGGATCTCCGGCTACATGCTGGAATCGGCGCTGGAAGCGGGCCTCTCCGCTGCGGGCCTCAAGGCCATATTGATGGGCCCCATGCCGACCCCGGCGGTGGCCTACCTGACTCGCACCTTCCGTGCCGAGGCTGGCATCGTCATCAGCGCCTCCCACAACCCCTATTACGACAACGGCATCAAGTTCTTCTCCGCCGACGGCACCAAGCTGCCCGATGAGGTGGAGCTGGCCATCGAAGCCGAACTGGATCACGAGCTCAAGTGCGTGGAGTCCGCCGAACTTGGCAAGGCGCAGCGCATCGACGATGCCGCCGGCCGTTACATCGAGTTCTGCAAGAGCACCTTCCCCACCCATCTGAGCCTGGAAGGGGTGAAGATGGTGGTGGATTGCGGCCATGGCGCCACCTATCACATCGCTCCCTCGGTGTTCCGCGAGCTGGGCGCCGAGGTGATTGCCATCGGTTGCAGCCCGGATGGCCTCAACATCAACGATGGGGTGGGCTCCACCGCACCTGAGGCGCTGGCCGCCAAGGTGCTGGAGTGCAAGGCCGATCTCGGTGTCGCCTTCGATGGTGACGGCGATCGCCTGGTGATGGTAGACAGCACTGGCTACATCATCGACGGGGACGAGATCCTCTACATCATCGCCCGCGATGCACTGCGCAACGGTCGCCTCAAGGGCGGCGTGGTCGGTACCCTGATGGCCAACATGGGCCTGGAGCTGGCATTGCAGACCCTGGGGATCCCCTTTGCCCGTGCCAAGGTGGGTGACCGCTATGTGCTCGAGATGATGAACGAGAAGGGCTGGCGCATCGGTGGCGAGAACTCGGGTCACATCATCTGCCTGGATCAGACCACCACAGGGGATGGTATAGTCGCCGCCCTGCAGGTGCTGACGGCGGTGTGCTCTGCGGAGATGCCGCTGGCCAAGCTGCGCTCCGGCATGAGCAAGTTCCCCCAGGTACTGGTGAACGTACGTTTTGCCGAGGGCAAGGATCCGCTGGCGGCCGAAGCCGTGCAGCAGGAAGTGGCCAAGGTGGAACAGGAACTGGGTGGCCGTGGCCGTGTCCTGCTGCGCAAATCTGGCACCGAGCCCCTGATCCGGGTGATGGTGGAAGGAGAGCATGAGCAACAGGTGCGTGACATGGCACAGCGCATCGCCCAACAGGTCGAATCGGCGTTTTAA
- the folP gene encoding dihydropteroate synthase, which produces MQLISKGRSLSLERPHVMGILNVTPDSFSDGGRFKQLELALAHARQMTEEGATLIDIGGESTRPGAPDVSEQEELDRVIPVVERMVQELDVMISLDTSKAAVMRAGCAAGAHLINDVRALLEPGALVAAAEADVPVCLMHMQGQPRTMQAEPHYDDLLGEVRAFFDERIAACLDAGIPRQHLLLDPGYGFGKTLAHNYQLLAEQQKLLDYGLPLLVGMSRKSMIGNLLGRPVDERLAGSLACALIGLQHGARIIRVHDVRATMDALRVGWMTMTGQDFVSR; this is translated from the coding sequence ATGCAACTAATCAGCAAGGGGCGCAGCCTCTCCCTGGAGCGTCCCCACGTCATGGGGATCCTCAACGTGACACCGGACTCTTTCTCAGATGGCGGCCGCTTCAAGCAGCTTGAACTGGCCCTGGCTCATGCCCGCCAGATGACGGAGGAGGGGGCCACCCTTATCGACATCGGTGGCGAGTCGACTCGCCCCGGCGCCCCCGATGTGAGCGAGCAGGAAGAGCTGGACAGGGTCATCCCCGTGGTCGAGCGGATGGTGCAGGAGCTCGATGTGATGATCTCCCTCGATACCTCCAAGGCTGCGGTGATGAGGGCGGGCTGCGCGGCAGGCGCCCATCTCATCAATGATGTGCGGGCCCTGCTCGAGCCTGGTGCCCTGGTTGCCGCGGCAGAGGCTGACGTGCCCGTGTGCCTGATGCACATGCAAGGACAGCCGAGAACCATGCAGGCCGAACCTCATTACGACGACTTGCTGGGGGAGGTGAGGGCCTTCTTCGACGAGCGGATAGCCGCTTGCCTGGATGCAGGGATCCCGCGCCAGCACCTGCTGCTGGATCCGGGTTATGGCTTTGGCAAGACGCTGGCACACAACTATCAGTTGCTGGCCGAGCAGCAGAAGTTGCTGGATTACGGTCTGCCGCTCTTGGTGGGGATGTCGCGAAAGTCTATGATAGGCAATCTGCTTGGCCGCCCCGTTGATGAGCGGCTGGCCGGCAGCCTGGCCTGCGCCCTGATCGGGTTGCAACATGGCGCCAGGATCATTCGGGTGCACGACGTGCGAGCCACCATGGACGCGCTGCGCGTAGGCTGGATGACCATGACGGGACAAGATTTCGTATCCAGATAA